One stretch of Candidatus Methylomirabilota bacterium DNA includes these proteins:
- a CDS encoding methylmalonyl-CoA mutase family protein yields the protein MIPEEKKRLDDARREWEARTLKPALEKSPDRPGLFAGSDGAPLERVYTPEHTAAQDYVRDVGFPGEHPYTRGVQPTMYRGRLWTMRQYAGFGSAVETNRRYRYLLEQGQTGLSVAFDLPTQMGYDADDAMAKSDVGKVGVSISSLEDMEELFAGIPLDRVSTSMTINATAAILLCLYIAVAEKQGIAPDRLSGTVQNDILKEYIARGTYIYPPAPSMRLITDMFAFCKGRVPRWNTISISGYHIREAGCTAAQEVGFTLANAVAYVTAARAAGLEVDEFAPQLSFFFNAHNHLLEEVAKFRAARRLWARIMTERFGARDPRSCTLRFHAQTAGSMLTAQQPENNIVRVAVQALAAILGGCQSLHTNSMDEALALPTEASVRGALRTQQVLGYESGVADTADPLGGSYAVEAMTRRIEEEAETYIAKIDGLGGSVSAIGFMQREIQESAYRYQQDVESKARIVVGVNEFVMDEPPPSGLFQIDPAVSAAMAERLDRLRRTRDAGAAARALEAVDRAARGRDNLIPFILDAVRAKVTLGEICHALRKVFGVHQPSVVF from the coding sequence ATGATACCCGAAGAAAAGAAGCGGCTCGACGACGCGAGGCGTGAGTGGGAAGCGCGGACGCTCAAGCCCGCGCTCGAGAAGTCGCCCGACAGGCCGGGGCTCTTCGCGGGATCCGACGGCGCGCCGCTCGAGCGCGTGTACACGCCGGAGCACACGGCGGCCCAGGACTACGTTCGCGACGTGGGTTTCCCGGGTGAACACCCGTACACGCGCGGTGTACAGCCCACGATGTACCGCGGCAGGCTCTGGACCATGCGCCAGTACGCGGGCTTCGGCTCAGCGGTCGAGACCAACCGGCGCTATCGCTACCTCCTCGAACAGGGGCAAACGGGGCTCTCGGTCGCCTTCGACCTCCCGACGCAGATGGGCTACGACGCCGACGACGCGATGGCGAAGAGCGACGTGGGCAAGGTCGGCGTGTCCATCTCGAGCCTGGAGGACATGGAGGAGCTCTTCGCGGGCATCCCGCTCGATCGCGTGTCCACCTCCATGACCATCAACGCCACGGCCGCGATCCTCCTGTGTCTGTACATCGCCGTGGCGGAGAAGCAGGGGATCGCGCCGGACAGGCTCTCCGGCACCGTCCAGAACGACATCCTCAAGGAGTACATCGCGCGCGGCACGTACATCTACCCACCGGCGCCGTCCATGCGGCTCATCACCGACATGTTCGCCTTCTGCAAGGGCCGCGTGCCGCGCTGGAACACGATCTCCATCTCCGGCTACCACATCCGCGAGGCCGGCTGCACGGCGGCGCAGGAGGTGGGTTTCACGCTCGCCAACGCCGTTGCCTACGTCACGGCCGCGCGGGCGGCGGGGCTCGAGGTGGACGAGTTCGCGCCGCAGCTGTCCTTCTTCTTCAATGCCCACAACCACCTCCTCGAGGAGGTGGCGAAGTTCCGCGCGGCCCGCCGCCTCTGGGCGCGGATCATGACTGAGCGCTTCGGGGCTCGGGACCCGCGCTCATGCACGCTGCGCTTCCACGCGCAGACGGCGGGCAGCATGCTGACGGCACAGCAGCCCGAGAACAACATCGTGCGGGTCGCGGTGCAGGCCCTGGCGGCCATCCTCGGCGGGTGCCAGTCGCTGCACACCAACTCGATGGACGAGGCCCTCGCGCTGCCCACCGAGGCCTCCGTGCGCGGAGCGCTTCGCACCCAGCAGGTGCTCGGCTACGAGTCCGGCGTCGCCGACACCGCGGACCCGCTGGGAGGCTCCTACGCGGTGGAAGCCATGACCCGCAGGATCGAAGAGGAGGCCGAGACCTACATCGCCAAGATCGACGGCCTCGGCGGCTCCGTCAGCGCCATCGGCTTCATGCAGCGCGAGATCCAGGAGTCGGCGTACCGCTACCAGCAGGACGTCGAGTCGAAGGCGCGCATCGTCGTGGGCGTCAACGAGTTCGTCATGGACGAGCCGCCGCCCAGCGGCCTCTTCCAGATCGATCCCGCGGTCAGCGCGGCGATGGCCGAGCGCCTGGATCGCCTCAGGCGCACCCGCGACGCAGGGGCCGCGGCGCGCGCGCTCGAGGCCGTGGATCGGGCCGCGCGCGGCCGCGACAACCTCATCCCGTTCATCCTCGACGCCGTCCGCGCGAAGGTGACCCTCGGGGAGATCTGCCACGCGCTGCGGAAGGTCTTTGGTGTCCACCAGCCGTCGGTCGTCTTCTAG
- a CDS encoding polyprenyl synthetase family protein, which translates to MKAPTPLEALLKERVALAVGPEMRAIEEAIARELASPVGLIHEMGEFIAGAGGKRLRPILLLMAARVAGYGGPRAVRMGCVVELLHTATLIHDDVVDQAPLRRGHPSANARWGDDASILVGDHLYSKSFALMVEDGDAAVLETLARATVSMTEAEVLQLERKRSGTASEADYLRIITQKTASFISACCRIGALLAKAPEDRVEALTRYGLHIGIAFQISDDSLDFVADQVRLGKAVGADLKEGKRTLPLIATLERASPAERDRIQSVLKRHAVGPGEFEEIRLLVERYGSVEYAQARAQDYSRSAKEALAAFPDGEDKDTLLLVADYVVDRDK; encoded by the coding sequence GTGAAAGCCCCGACGCCGCTGGAGGCGCTCCTCAAGGAGCGCGTCGCCCTGGCCGTGGGCCCCGAGATGCGTGCCATCGAGGAGGCCATCGCGCGCGAGCTCGCCTCCCCCGTCGGCCTGATCCACGAGATGGGCGAGTTCATCGCCGGCGCCGGCGGCAAGCGGCTCCGGCCGATCCTCTTGCTGATGGCGGCGCGCGTGGCGGGCTACGGCGGCCCGCGCGCGGTGCGCATGGGATGTGTGGTCGAGCTCCTGCACACGGCGACCCTCATCCACGACGACGTCGTGGACCAGGCGCCGCTCCGGCGCGGCCACCCCTCGGCCAACGCGCGCTGGGGCGACGACGCCTCCATCCTCGTCGGCGACCACCTCTACTCGAAGTCTTTCGCCCTCATGGTCGAGGACGGCGACGCGGCCGTGCTCGAGACTCTCGCGCGCGCCACCGTCTCGATGACGGAGGCCGAGGTGCTGCAGCTCGAGCGGAAGCGGAGCGGCACCGCGAGCGAGGCCGACTACCTGCGCATCATCACCCAGAAGACGGCGTCCTTCATCTCGGCCTGCTGCCGGATCGGCGCGCTCCTGGCGAAGGCGCCCGAGGACCGCGTCGAGGCGCTCACCCGCTACGGGCTCCACATCGGCATCGCCTTCCAGATCAGCGACGACTCGCTCGACTTCGTCGCCGACCAGGTGCGCCTGGGCAAGGCGGTAGGCGCCGATTTGAAGGAAGGCAAGCGGACACTGCCGCTCATCGCGACGCTCGAGCGCGCCAGCCCTGCCGAGCGCGACAGGATACAGTCCGTGCTCAAGCGGCACGCCGTCGGCCCGGGCGAGTTCGAGGAGATCCGCCTGCTGGTCGAGCGCTACGGCAGCGTCGAGTACGCGCAGGCGCGCGCGCAGGACTACTCCCGGAGCGCCAAGGAGGCTCTCGCCGCCTTCCCCGACGGCGAGGACAAAGACACGCTGCTCCTCGTCGCCGACTACGTGGTGGATCGCGACAAGTAG
- the lpdA gene encoding dihydrolipoyl dehydrogenase, with translation MANQAFDIVVVGTGPGGYVAAIRCAQLGLSVAAVEDDRPGGVCLNWGCIPTKALLRNAEIVDLFHRAEEFGITVGEWRADYGQAIQRSRRVADRMAKGVEFLFRKNKITLVAGVGSLKSKSVVEVKGKGGVEILEARRAIILATGSEPKSLPGVTMDETQVISSNGAVRSEIRPASLIVIGAGAVGMEFADIYRAYGVEVTVLEALPRVLPVEDEEASAQIARLFTRRGVTVRTGVKVVKVTPGKGSVAVEIDAEGKRETLTAAQVLMAVGRAARTKGLGLEALGVTTDRGLVTVSPTMETSVNGIFAVGDMAGRQMLAHKAMAEGVVAAETIAGRSPRPVDYGNVPSCTYCRPQVASIGLSEAAAKANGREVSVGRFPFTANGKAVALGETDGFLKVVADKRTGEILGVHIVGPEATELIHEFAVGRTLEATLEEIIHTIHAHPTLSEASLEATLAALGQAIHI, from the coding sequence GTGGCGAACCAGGCGTTCGACATCGTCGTGGTCGGCACGGGTCCCGGCGGCTACGTCGCCGCGATCCGCTGCGCCCAGCTCGGGCTCTCGGTCGCCGCGGTGGAAGACGACAGGCCCGGCGGCGTCTGCCTCAACTGGGGGTGCATTCCCACCAAGGCCCTCCTGCGCAACGCCGAAATAGTCGACCTCTTTCACCGAGCAGAAGAGTTCGGCATCACGGTCGGGGAATGGCGGGCCGACTACGGCCAGGCGATCCAGCGCTCACGGCGCGTCGCCGACCGCATGGCCAAGGGCGTCGAGTTTCTCTTCCGCAAGAACAAGATCACCCTCGTCGCGGGCGTGGGCTCCCTCAAGTCGAAGAGTGTCGTCGAGGTCAAGGGCAAGGGCGGCGTGGAGATCCTCGAGGCTCGCCGGGCGATCATCCTCGCCACGGGCTCCGAGCCCAAGTCGCTGCCCGGCGTCACCATGGACGAGACCCAGGTGATCTCCTCCAACGGCGCGGTCCGCTCCGAGATCCGGCCCGCCTCGCTGATCGTGATCGGCGCGGGCGCGGTCGGCATGGAGTTCGCCGACATCTACCGCGCCTACGGCGTGGAGGTGACCGTCCTCGAGGCGCTGCCGCGCGTGCTGCCCGTGGAGGACGAGGAGGCGTCGGCCCAGATCGCGCGGCTCTTCACGCGCCGGGGCGTGACCGTGCGCACGGGTGTCAAGGTCGTGAAGGTCACTCCGGGCAAGGGGAGCGTCGCCGTGGAGATCGACGCCGAAGGCAAACGCGAGACGCTCACGGCCGCTCAGGTGCTCATGGCCGTCGGGCGCGCCGCGAGGACGAAGGGTCTCGGGCTCGAAGCCCTCGGCGTGACGACGGACCGCGGTCTCGTGACGGTGTCACCCACGATGGAGACGTCGGTGAACGGCATCTTCGCCGTCGGCGACATGGCGGGGCGCCAGATGCTGGCGCACAAGGCCATGGCCGAGGGCGTGGTCGCGGCCGAGACCATCGCGGGCCGGTCGCCGCGCCCGGTGGACTACGGCAACGTCCCCTCGTGCACCTACTGCCGCCCGCAGGTCGCGTCCATCGGCCTCTCCGAGGCCGCGGCGAAGGCGAACGGACGCGAGGTCAGTGTGGGCCGCTTCCCCTTCACGGCCAACGGCAAGGCGGTGGCGCTGGGAGAGACGGACGGCTTCTTGAAGGTGGTGGCCGACAAGCGGACGGGGGAGATCCTCGGCGTCCACATCGTGGGTCCCGAGGCGACGGAGCTGATCCACGAATTCGCGGTGGGACGAACGCTCGAGGCCACGCTCGAGGAGATCATCCACACCATCCACGCCCACCCGACCCTGTCCGAGGCCTCTCTCGAGGCCACGCTCGCCGCCCTGGGTCAAGCGATACACATCTAA
- a CDS encoding FmdB family zinc ribbon protein yields MVVPTYEYECPKCPRVFEVKQRITEPMLEVCERCGGPIHRLLSATPFILKGGGWYVTDYPSESRKKASKSESTSGESAPAAGDSAPAAGDSAKAAPSPAGEKSSTAQPTPSPSEKPKTEKTKSEPAPKPKASGSSSSSSSSSSS; encoded by the coding sequence ATGGTTGTGCCGACCTACGAGTACGAATGCCCGAAGTGCCCCCGCGTTTTCGAGGTGAAGCAGCGGATCACCGAGCCCATGCTCGAGGTCTGCGAACGGTGCGGCGGGCCCATCCACCGGCTCCTGTCGGCCACCCCGTTCATCCTGAAGGGGGGCGGCTGGTACGTCACCGACTACCCGTCCGAGTCCCGCAAGAAGGCGTCCAAGTCGGAGTCGACATCGGGTGAATCGGCCCCGGCGGCGGGTGATTCGGCCCCGGCGGCGGGCGACTCGGCCAAGGCGGCCCCGAGCCCCGCCGGAGAGAAGTCTAGCACGGCCCAGCCGACGCCCTCCCCTTCCGAGAAGCCCAAGACAGAGAAAACCAAGAGCGAGCCGGCTCCCAAGCCCAAGGCGTCCGGCTCCTCCTCCTCGTCGTCGTCGTCTTCGTCTTCCTAA
- a CDS encoding YtxH domain-containing protein encodes MSDERGGDAAGYMGWFFLGAIAGAAAMLLLTPKTGTEARELLTEHGQEWLKKAQAAAEEAQEKAGDLFGKGREYFEEQRNRVVGAFEAGRSAMKEEMGKVRSDG; translated from the coding sequence ATGTCGGACGAGCGTGGTGGGGACGCGGCAGGCTACATGGGCTGGTTCTTCCTCGGCGCCATCGCAGGCGCGGCGGCGATGCTGCTGCTGACGCCCAAAACGGGCACCGAGGCCCGCGAGCTCTTGACGGAGCACGGGCAGGAGTGGCTCAAGAAGGCGCAGGCGGCGGCGGAGGAAGCGCAGGAGAAAGCCGGCGACCTCTTCGGCAAGGGCCGCGAGTACTTCGAGGAGCAGCGCAACCGCGTGGTCGGGGCTTTCGAGGCCGGCCGCTCGGCCATGAAAGAGGAGATGGGCAAGGTCCGCTCCGACGGGTAG
- a CDS encoding dihydrolipoamide acetyltransferase family protein, whose amino-acid sequence MPKLSEAMETGKVIKWLKKEGDAIKGGDVIAEIETDKANVEIEAFGGGVLRKIVIPEGGQVPVGELIGVIADAADDIGAVASAAPSPQASAPAPASAALPAMESYRSVPETSAVVPMAAVSSVAAPAGGRVKASPLARKVAAQSGVDLRLIQGTGPGGRIVRRDVESAAASPRPAAAAGPSPAAPAAAQARPQFVIPPRTGAEFEDRPLSSMRAIIAKRMPLSKGPVPHFYVTSEVSMDRAWALRAELNALEGQPKVSVTDMIVKACASALLKNPGVNAQLQGQSIRVFHRAHIGLAIALDEGLITAVLRNCDAKPLGQIAVEARDLAERARGGKLRAQEISGATFSISNLGMYDVEEFSAIINPPEGAILAVGSVLEKPVVEGGQLRVGRRMKMTISCDHRVMDGAMGARFLQDVKRLLEEPLRLLV is encoded by the coding sequence ATGCCCAAGCTCAGCGAGGCCATGGAGACCGGCAAGGTCATCAAGTGGCTGAAGAAGGAAGGCGATGCCATCAAGGGCGGCGACGTCATCGCCGAGATCGAGACCGACAAGGCCAACGTGGAGATCGAGGCCTTCGGCGGTGGTGTCCTGCGCAAGATCGTCATCCCCGAGGGCGGGCAGGTGCCGGTGGGCGAGCTGATCGGTGTCATCGCCGACGCCGCGGATGACATCGGCGCCGTCGCCTCCGCCGCTCCGTCGCCTCAGGCTTCTGCGCCGGCTCCCGCGTCGGCCGCGCTGCCGGCCATGGAATCCTACCGATCGGTGCCGGAGACGAGCGCCGTGGTGCCGATGGCGGCGGTGTCCTCTGTGGCGGCGCCGGCAGGCGGCAGGGTCAAGGCCTCGCCGCTGGCCCGCAAGGTCGCCGCCCAGTCCGGCGTGGACCTGCGATTGATCCAGGGGACAGGTCCCGGCGGCCGCATCGTGAGGCGCGACGTCGAGTCCGCCGCCGCGTCGCCCCGTCCCGCTGCCGCAGCCGGCCCGAGCCCAGCGGCGCCCGCTGCGGCGCAGGCACGCCCACAGTTCGTGATCCCGCCTCGAACGGGCGCCGAGTTCGAGGACAGGCCGCTCAGCTCGATGCGCGCCATCATCGCCAAGCGCATGCCGCTCTCCAAGGGTCCGGTGCCGCACTTCTACGTCACGTCGGAGGTCTCGATGGACCGCGCCTGGGCGCTCCGCGCCGAGCTGAACGCCCTCGAGGGGCAGCCGAAGGTCTCCGTCACCGACATGATCGTCAAGGCCTGCGCGTCGGCGCTGCTCAAGAACCCAGGCGTGAACGCACAGCTCCAAGGGCAGAGCATCCGCGTCTTCCACCGCGCCCACATCGGCCTCGCCATCGCCCTCGACGAGGGTCTGATCACGGCCGTGCTGCGCAATTGCGACGCCAAGCCGCTCGGGCAGATCGCCGTCGAGGCCCGTGACCTGGCCGAGCGCGCGCGGGGCGGCAAGCTCCGCGCCCAGGAGATCTCCGGAGCGACCTTCTCCATCTCCAACCTCGGCATGTACGACGTCGAGGAGTTCTCGGCCATCATCAACCCGCCCGAGGGCGCCATCCTCGCGGTAGGGTCCGTGCTCGAGAAGCCCGTCGTCGAGGGCGGCCAGCTTCGCGTCGGCCGCCGCATGAAGATGACCATCTCCTGCGACCACCGCGTGATGGACGGCGCCATGGGCGCCCGCTTCCTCCAGGACGTCAAGCGCCTGCTGGAAGAGCCTCTCCGGCTTCTCGTGTAG
- a CDS encoding acyl-CoA carboxylase subunit beta: protein MSLQDRFEELHRRNEAADAAGGPERIERQHKAGKKTARERLEILLDKGSFAEVDRFVVHQNNDFGMDAQRIPGDGVVTGSGRVHGRPVFAFAQDFTVFGGSLSEAYARKICKIMDLAMKTGVPVIGLNDSGGARIQEGVVSLAGYADIFLRNTLASGVVPQISAVMGPCAGGAVYSPAITDFVFMVKHSSYMFVTGPDVIKAVTHEEVSFEELGGAATHGTTSGVAHFAAESEEECLALIRELMTFLPQNNLEDPPVRPTTDPADRVDEEMQTVVPDQPNKPYDIKDIVQPVLDDRYFFEVHAGYAPNIVVGFGRLGGRPVGVVANQPAHLAGCLDISASLKAARFVRFCDCFNIPLVTFEDVPGFLPGTAQEFGGIIKHGAKLLYAYCEATVPKLTVITRKAYGGAYCVMSSKHIRGDVNFAFPTAEIAVMGPDGAVSILYKREMDAATDPAKLKDEKTREYREKFATPYAAAERGYIDEVIEPRDTRRRLIQALEVLHTKRDSNPPRKHGNIPL from the coding sequence ATGTCCCTCCAGGATCGCTTCGAGGAACTCCACCGCCGCAACGAGGCCGCCGACGCGGCCGGCGGGCCGGAGCGGATCGAGCGCCAGCACAAGGCGGGGAAGAAGACGGCCCGCGAGCGGCTCGAGATCCTCCTCGACAAGGGATCGTTCGCGGAGGTGGACCGCTTCGTGGTCCACCAGAACAATGACTTCGGCATGGACGCCCAGCGCATCCCGGGCGACGGCGTGGTGACAGGCTCGGGGCGCGTCCACGGCCGCCCCGTCTTCGCCTTCGCACAGGACTTCACCGTCTTCGGCGGCTCGCTCTCTGAGGCGTATGCGCGCAAGATCTGCAAGATCATGGACCTCGCCATGAAGACGGGCGTGCCCGTGATCGGACTGAACGATTCCGGCGGCGCGCGGATCCAGGAGGGGGTGGTCTCGCTCGCGGGCTACGCCGACATTTTTCTGCGCAACACGCTGGCCTCGGGCGTCGTGCCGCAGATCTCCGCCGTGATGGGCCCGTGCGCGGGCGGCGCCGTCTACTCGCCCGCCATCACCGACTTCGTCTTCATGGTCAAGCACTCTTCCTACATGTTCGTGACGGGCCCCGACGTCATCAAGGCCGTCACGCACGAGGAGGTCTCCTTCGAGGAGCTGGGCGGCGCGGCGACGCACGGGACGACGTCCGGCGTCGCGCACTTCGCCGCGGAGAGCGAGGAGGAGTGCCTGGCGCTGATCCGCGAGCTCATGACCTTCCTGCCTCAGAACAACCTGGAAGACCCGCCCGTGCGGCCTACGACCGACCCCGCGGACCGCGTGGATGAGGAGATGCAGACGGTCGTCCCCGACCAGCCGAACAAGCCGTACGACATCAAGGACATCGTTCAGCCGGTGCTCGACGACCGGTACTTCTTCGAGGTGCACGCCGGTTACGCGCCCAATATCGTGGTCGGCTTCGGGCGGCTCGGCGGCAGGCCGGTCGGCGTCGTCGCCAACCAGCCCGCGCACCTGGCCGGCTGTCTCGACATCAGCGCGTCCCTGAAGGCCGCGCGCTTCGTGCGATTCTGCGACTGCTTCAACATTCCGCTCGTCACCTTCGAGGACGTGCCCGGCTTCCTGCCCGGGACGGCGCAGGAGTTCGGCGGCATCATCAAGCACGGGGCGAAGCTCTTGTACGCCTACTGCGAGGCGACGGTGCCCAAGCTGACCGTCATCACGCGCAAGGCCTACGGCGGCGCGTACTGCGTCATGTCCTCCAAGCACATCCGGGGCGACGTCAACTTCGCCTTTCCGACCGCCGAGATTGCCGTCATGGGTCCCGACGGGGCGGTGAGCATCCTGTACAAGCGGGAGATGGACGCGGCGACGGACCCGGCGAAGCTCAAGGACGAGAAGACCCGCGAGTACCGGGAGAAGTTCGCAACTCCCTACGCCGCGGCGGAGCGCGGGTACATCGACGAGGTCATCGAACCCAGGGACACCCGCCGCCGGCTGATCCAGGCGCTCGAGGTCCTGCACACCAAGCGGGACTCGAACCCGCCGCGCAAGCACGGGAACATTCCGCTATGA
- a CDS encoding tetratricopeptide repeat protein: MFTAFHLGHYTPLTWVTFGLDYIVWGMDPFGYHLTNLVLHAANAALFFLIAVRLLARANPALASEWLGLRLAAAAAALLFSLHPLRVESVAWTTERRDVLCACFYLLAILAYLRACDARALAARGGRAWYGLSIAASGAALLSKSMAVSLPLILLVLDVYPLGRLALGRGIFADAGQRRVLAEKIPYFLLGAPAGVLQILATRQAESLMPMSQLGIVERVSVANFSLAFYLWKMVVPLDLSPLYEMPESIRWWAPSFVLSGLVVLTITGLVLGLRRRWPALAAVWTSYVVMLLPVSGIVQAGPQIAADRYSYLPCLGWALLAAAGLGAGWLHLRRTRPVSVAAWRILPVVLVLSACLGGLTWRQVGVWHDTETLWTQAVSASPSAVAHVNLGDPLEGRGRIADAVTHYEEAIRLRPSYGPGHVALGVALADQGRLSEAISHYEEAARLMPGSAVPYNNLGAALAAQGRTDEAIERYREAVKRLPTYADAHKHLGLALARQGRLAEAVEHYREALRLRPDSAEVRTNLAGAHTNLAIALANQGRTAEALEHFRDAVALQPRSAEARNNLGLMLVKAGRSEEAEAQFREALRLNPDLRDARNNLEQLVSLRGKGPR; the protein is encoded by the coding sequence ATGTTCACCGCGTTCCACTTGGGACACTACACCCCCCTGACGTGGGTCACCTTCGGGCTCGATTACATCGTATGGGGCATGGACCCCTTCGGGTATCACCTGACGAACCTGGTTCTTCACGCGGCCAACGCCGCCCTCTTCTTCCTGATCGCCGTGAGACTCCTGGCGCGGGCAAACCCCGCCCTCGCCTCGGAATGGCTTGGGCTCCGGCTCGCGGCTGCGGCTGCGGCCCTCCTGTTCTCCCTGCATCCGCTGCGGGTCGAATCGGTGGCGTGGACAACGGAGCGCCGGGACGTCCTCTGTGCGTGCTTCTACCTGCTCGCCATCCTCGCCTATCTCCGCGCGTGCGACGCCCGGGCCCTTGCGGCTCGGGGCGGACGGGCCTGGTACGGTCTGTCCATTGCCGCATCCGGCGCCGCGCTGCTGTCAAAATCCATGGCGGTCAGCCTGCCTTTGATTCTGCTGGTGCTCGACGTCTACCCGCTTGGACGGCTCGCGCTCGGCCGCGGCATTTTTGCCGACGCAGGACAGCGGCGGGTGTTGGCAGAGAAGATCCCGTACTTCCTCCTCGGCGCCCCCGCCGGGGTCCTGCAGATCCTTGCCACCCGCCAGGCCGAGAGCCTCATGCCGATGAGCCAACTGGGGATCGTCGAGCGCGTGAGCGTCGCGAACTTCTCCCTCGCGTTCTACCTCTGGAAGATGGTCGTGCCCCTGGATCTGTCCCCGCTCTACGAGATGCCAGAGTCCATCCGTTGGTGGGCGCCCTCATTCGTGCTCAGCGGACTCGTCGTGCTCACGATCACAGGGCTGGTCCTGGGACTCCGGCGCCGCTGGCCGGCGCTGGCCGCAGTCTGGACGAGCTACGTCGTCATGCTCCTTCCCGTCTCCGGCATCGTGCAGGCTGGACCGCAGATCGCGGCCGACCGCTACAGCTACCTGCCTTGTCTCGGCTGGGCGCTCCTGGCCGCTGCCGGGCTGGGCGCCGGCTGGCTTCACCTCCGGCGGACACGGCCCGTGTCAGTGGCAGCCTGGCGGATCCTACCCGTCGTGCTGGTCTTGAGTGCCTGCCTCGGCGGCCTGACCTGGCGGCAGGTGGGAGTCTGGCACGACACAGAGACGTTATGGACTCAGGCGGTGAGCGCGTCTCCGTCGGCCGTGGCGCACGTGAACCTCGGGGATCCGCTCGAGGGACGGGGACGCATTGCCGACGCCGTCACGCACTACGAGGAGGCGATACGGCTGAGGCCGAGTTACGGGCCGGGGCACGTCGCCCTCGGCGTCGCCCTCGCCGATCAAGGGCGCCTGTCGGAGGCAATCAGCCACTACGAGGAGGCGGCGCGGCTCATGCCGGGGTCGGCGGTCCCCTACAACAACCTCGGCGCGGCGCTGGCCGCGCAGGGCCGCACCGATGAAGCGATCGAGCGCTATCGGGAGGCGGTGAAACGACTGCCCACGTACGCGGACGCCCACAAGCATCTCGGTCTCGCGCTTGCTCGGCAGGGCCGTCTGGCGGAAGCGGTCGAGCACTACCGCGAGGCGCTGCGGTTGCGCCCCGACTCCGCCGAAGTGCGCACCAATCTCGCCGGAGCGCACACAAATCTCGCCATTGCGCTTGCCAATCAGGGGCGAACGGCGGAGGCGCTCGAACACTTTCGCGACGCGGTGGCCCTCCAGCCGCGCTCTGCCGAGGCGCGCAACAACTTGGGCCTCATGCTGGTCAAGGCGGGCCGGAGCGAGGAGGCCGAGGCGCAGTTTCGCGAGGCGCTGAGGCTCAACCCGGACCTTCGAGACGCCCGGAACAACCTGGAGCAACTCGTGTCGCTTCGAGGCAAGGGGCCGCGGTAG
- a CDS encoding IS110 family transposase: RAAGKAPKVALTACMRKLLTILNAMLKHHTRWALVMAQHA, encoded by the coding sequence TGCGCGCCGCGGGCAAGGCGCCCAAGGTCGCCCTCACGGCCTGCATGCGCAAGCTGCTCACGATCCTCAACGCGATGCTCAAGCATCACACCCGCTGGGCCCTCGTCATGGCTCAGCACGCTTGA
- a CDS encoding tetratricopeptide repeat protein encodes MKVNRAETTLSRLGAARGPLLVIAALVLVSGCASKQDEEVRKLQARATYEQAVRNLSDNRLALGMAALREALQLDPENAQYHNTLGLVLLNLGRPVDAQAEFQTAIGLEKTSPDLQHNLGIALAQQNRFDDAIAAYKKALTYPTYTTPEVAYYNMGEAYIRLGKPQEAQESFRAAIQVEPTMVAAHYGLGLALSQGGRQDEAKAAFRQARDLDPASPFSELAKNALRQLGDGG; translated from the coding sequence ATGAAGGTTAACAGGGCGGAAACGACCCTGTCAAGACTAGGCGCCGCGCGCGGCCCGCTCCTTGTCATCGCGGCACTCGTGCTCGTGTCGGGCTGCGCCTCCAAGCAGGACGAAGAGGTGCGGAAGCTCCAGGCCAGGGCGACGTACGAGCAGGCCGTGCGCAACCTGAGCGACAACCGGCTGGCGCTCGGCATGGCGGCGCTCAGGGAGGCTCTCCAGCTCGACCCCGAGAACGCGCAATACCACAACACGCTCGGGCTGGTCCTGCTGAACCTGGGCCGACCTGTCGACGCGCAGGCTGAGTTCCAGACGGCGATTGGCCTCGAGAAGACCAGCCCGGACCTGCAGCACAACCTCGGCATCGCTCTGGCCCAGCAGAACCGCTTCGACGACGCCATCGCCGCCTACAAGAAGGCGCTGACCTACCCCACCTATACGACGCCCGAGGTCGCCTACTACAACATGGGCGAGGCGTACATCAGGCTGGGCAAGCCGCAGGAGGCGCAGGAGTCCTTCCGGGCCGCCATCCAGGTCGAGCCGACCATGGTCGCGGCCCACTACGGGCTCGGCCTCGCGCTCTCCCAGGGCGGGCGGCAGGACGAGGCCAAGGCCGCCTTCAGGCAGGCCAGGGACCTCGACCCGGCCTCACCCTTCTCCGAGCTGGCCAAGAATGCCCTCAGGCAGCTTGGCGACGGGGGCTGA